In Marasmius oreades isolate 03SP1 chromosome 3, whole genome shotgun sequence, a single window of DNA contains:
- a CDS encoding uncharacterized protein (BUSCO:EOG092635SS) — translation MSEPVKKVTPSVDADEDLDELDDVLPEFNSPPTAPLPHLPQKTTLGRKRTNTRVDQPPVSIPGEPTTSTNQGQVADGDGDVLSDEFAKELEKLMKELVVAHGDEKGEASGSGDGKEDQEAQKVFKAAWEAMLIEEMNGMASGGSGEEGVDVDEDKDKGKGVTGDFQSRIKQTMNKLKESEDNLKAGSSSAPDTLDGLFNSLQDVGDDAEFNGFLEEMMNQLMSKEVLYQPLKELGENFPPYLENPPEPITAEDRERYEAQLAVIKEILATFERPGYDDKDPKASKEIADLMAELQSHGSPPEAVMGPSPMGLEGMPGNCVVG, via the exons ATGTCTGAACCTGTTAAAAAAGTAACACCATCCGTCGATGCCGATGAAGACTTGGATGAACTTGATG ATGTGTTACCCGAGTTCAACTCACCTCCGACTGCCCCTCTACCACATCTACCCCAGAAAACGACATTGGGTCGCAAACGAACGAACACGCGGGTAGATCAACCTCCCGTTTCTATACCTGGAGAACCGACCACGTCGACGAACCAAGGCCAAGTCGctgatggagatggagatgtgCTCTCGGATGAATTTGCGAAAGAGTTGGAGAAGCTTATGAAAGAGTTGGTTGTTGCTCATGGCGATGAGAAGGGGGAAGCGTCAGGTTCTGGTGATGGGAAAGAAGACCAGGAGGCGCAGAAGGTTTTCAAGGCTGCTTGGGAGGCTATGCTTATTGAGGAGATGAACGGGATGGCTAGTGGTGGTAGCGGTGAGGAAggtgtcgatgtcgatgaggatAAGGATAAGGGGAAGGGAGTAACGGGGGATTTTCAGTCTAGGATTAAGCAGACGATGAATAAGCTAAAAGAAAGCGAAGATAATCTCAAA GCCGGCTCGTCTTCAGCTCCGGATACGTTGGACGGTCTTTTCAATTCCTTACAAGACGTAGGAGATGACGCAGAATTCAATGGGTTCTTGGAGGAAATGATGAACCAGCTTATGAGTAAGGAAGTCTTGTACCAGCCCTTGaaagaactcggtgaaaac TTCCCTCCCTATCTTGAAAACCCACCGGAACCTATCACCGCCGAAGATAGGGAACGTTATGAAGCGCAGTTGGCCGTTATCAAGGAGATCCTTGCAACCTTTGAGCGGCCAGGGTATGATGATAAAGATCCCAAGGCTTCCAAGGAGATTGCAGATTTGATGGCAGAG TTGCAATCTCATGGTTCTCCGCCCGAAGCGGTCATGGGCCCATCTCCAATGGGTTTAGAGGGTATGCCCGGCAATTGTGTCGTTGGATGA